ATTTACAGACGCTTTTCAGGCTTTTTGTTTTGTGTATTTTTGTAAATACTTGTAGTAAAAACTATCAATTAATTTTTATCACGAGTGTTAAAGTTCATGATTAAATAACTTTTGGAGATATTTAAAATGGTCGTTAATTCTTTAAATTTGCAGAGCAAAATGGCATTTGGTTTTAATCCTTATTTGAGAAGTTGCCCTAAAAATGGATATAGCGACAGGGAGGTTGGCAGCGAAGTTCTTGATTATGCAGCGCGCGGCTGTCTTTTTTATGAACAGATCGCAAAAAAAAATAACTTAGATAAACTTGCAAGCGGTTATGCTCAAGAGGGTGAATTTTTCAATAAAATGCATGAAGATGACAGCCTGGCAGCCAGGGCTTTAAAGGAACAGCTGGGAAAACAAATTCGCACATACGCATAGATTTTCTAAAAAAAATTGACTTCAAAAGAGGTAGTGAAAAATATTTTCACTACCTCTTTCTTTTAAGATAAAATAATTTAAATAACTTGAATTGCTAAATAGTCGAAATCTAAATGAATATTGGTATTGTCATTCTGAGGGCTAAAGCCCGAAGAATCTGTCCAAAAAAGTATTTAAGCTTAAAATCCAAAAAGGACAGCTGTTTCGCTTTGCTCAACATGACAATAAGAAAATAATTGGCAATTGAAGTTAAATAAAGCTCTCAGAATGACAATCAGAGAAAAGGGAAATATTAAAATAATGACTAATCAAGAAATAAGAGTAAGAATTGCTCCGAGTCCCTCGGGAAATCTTCATGTCGGGACAGCAAGAACAGCTTTATTCAACTTCCTTTTTGCCAAAAATAAAGGCGGGAAATTTGTTTTAAGGATAGAAGATACTGACCTTGAAAGATCAAACGAACAATATACACAAAATATTTTTGACAGCTTAAAAGCTATGGGGCTTCAATGGGATGAAGGTCCTGATGTGGGCGGGGCTTTTGGACCATATAAACAATCAGAAAGACTTGATATTTATAAAAAATATGCGGCAAAACTTCTGGAATCAGGGCATGCTTATTACTGCTGGTGTACTCAGGAAGAGCTTGAAGCCGAAAAAACCGCGCAACTGGAAGAAAAAAAACAAATTATATATTCAAAAAAATGCAAAAATCTTACTCCTGAGCAGATAGAAAAATTTAAAACAGAAGGAAGAAAACCTGTAATACGATTTGAAGTTCCTGCAAAAAAACTTGTTTTTAAGGACTTAATCAAGGGAGAAGTAGAGTTTGACTTAAATTTACTCGGTGATTTCGTCATAATGAAATCAAACGAAATTCCTACTTATAATTTTGCTGTTGTAGTAGATGATGTAGAGATGAAAATGAGCCATATTATCCGTGGCGAAGATCATATCTCCAATACTCCAAGACAAATTTTGATTTATGAAGCGCTGGGAGCAAAAATTCCCGAATTTGCCCATCTGGGTATGATTCTTGCGCCTGATAAAACCAAACTTTCTAAAAGACATGGAGCTACGGCTGTCAGTGAATTTATTCAGCAGGGCTATTTGCCGGAGGCTTTTGTTAATTTTCTCGCGCTTCTTGGCTGGTCTTCTCCTGATGGAGCGGAAATCATGCCGCTTGATCAGATAATTCAAAAGTTTAGCCTTGATAGAATTAATTTAAGTTCCGCTGTCTTTGAATTTGACAAGCTTAACTGGATGAATGGTATGTATATAAGAAGCATGCCGGTTTTTGAACTTGTAGAAAGGCTTAAACCCTATTTGCAAGATTTTGATCTTTCAATATATTCCCGTGAACAGCTGGAAACTGTTATAAATGCCGTAAAAGAGCCTCTGGTAAAATTAAGCGGGGTGACTGATGCGGTTAATTATTTCTTTGGTAATAGTATAAATATTGATAACGAAATTAGAAAAACTGTTTTGAATACAGAAGAATCAAAAAAAGTGCTGACAGAGTTTTTAGAGTTCTGTAACGATATTGAATATGATAATATTGAAAAAATTCATGAACAGCTTGGCGAATTCAGGACAATGATGAAACCTTTGAAGCCAAAACAGACCATGTGGGCAATAAGAGCAGCTTTGACAGGAAGAGTGCATGGTGCTGACATGGGCATAATTGTTTCACTTCTTGGTAAAGACAGGGTTGCTTTAAGGATTAATAACGCTCTACTGACATAATTTTCTGCTTCGCTCATGATGACAATAAGAGGAAAACTCAATGAAAATATACGATACACTCTCACAAAAAATCAAAGAATTCTATCCGCTGGAAGATAACAAGGTAAAAATGTACGTTTGCGGTCCTACTGTTTATGATTACCCGCACTTAGGACACGCAAGATGTTATATTACGTGGGATGTGGTATCGAGATATCTTAGGTTTAAAGGATATGACGTTACTTACGTAAGAAATATTACCGATGTTGACGACAAAATCATAAACAGAGCCAGAGAAAACAACATAACACCTCAAGAATTGGCTGATACCTATTATAAAGAGTTTCAAAAAGCGATGAAGGCACTTAATGTTGCGCCTCCTGACATTGAACCTAAAGCTACCGAAACAATTCAAGATATGATAACAATAATAAAAAAACTTGAAGAAAAAGGTTATGCATACGAATCAGACGGGGATATGTATTTTCGGGTTTCAAAATTCAAAAAATACGGAAGACTCGGTAAACAAAGCATTGATGATCTTCAGTCGGGAGCAAGGGTTGAAGCTTCCGATAAAAAAGAAAATCCTCTTGATTTTGCGCTCTGGAAAGCGATAAACAATAAAGAGGAAATTTCTTGGGACAGCCCATGGGGTAAAGGCAGACCGGGCTGGCATATAGAATGTTCTGCCATGTCAAAAAAATATCTTGGAGAGCAGATTGATATTCATGCAGGCGGACAGGACTTGATTTTTCCGCATCATGAGAATGAAAAAGCTCAATCAGAAGCAACTTTTGATAAAGATTTTGTTAAATACTGGATGCATAACGGATTTGTAACAACAAATAAAGAAAAAATGTCCAAATCTTTAGGAAATTTTTTAACTATAAACGATTTGCTTGAAAAATATGACGCAAATACCATAAGATTTTTTATACTTACAAACCACTACAGAATGCCTGTGGAATTTAGCGATGAATCCCTAAAGGCCGCTAAAAACGGTATTAAAAGGCTCAAAAATGCTTATGAAGATGTAAAAAATACAGTAGATGAAGAAAAAATAAAAGAAGCAAATGAATTAATCACTCCTATAATCGATGCAATAGTAAAAACCGATCACCTTCCTTTCTATGAAATAGATTCAAATCAAGATATCGAGAAAACCATTCCTTCTGAAAATTTGGATAATATTATTAAAAATATTAAAAACTTCGTAAATGCGATGGATGATGATTTTAATACTTCAAAAGCGCTTTCTGTGTTATTTGAAGTTGCAAGCAATGCCCAGAAAATAAGGGAATCACAAAAGCCGCAAAACAGCGCATTTTGTCTGGCATTGTTATTGAGATTATCATCGATACTTGGTTTTGATTTAACAAAATCAGAAAATTTAAGCGATGACCTTTCTTCACAACTTATGGAACTTGTTATTTCCCTAAGACAAAAATCAAGAGAAGAAAAAAACTGGGTAATGTCAGATTTTATAAGGGATGAGCTTGCCAAATTAAACATAGTTCTTAAAGATCAGAAAGACAAGCCTACTATTTGGAGTATTCAGGATTAGATGTCGAAATTGCAGACAAATGAGCTGCCTATAAGGTCTTATGCTTATATTGGTGATGCTGTTTATGAAGTTTTTGTCAGGGAAAAAACTATTTTTCTTGTTTCAAAACCCGATAAGCTACATAATATAACGTCTTCTGTGGTAAAAGCAGAATTTCATGCGGAAATTCTTGGTAAAATGCAGGATTTTTTGACGGAAGAAGAAAAAGATATAGTCAGAAGAGCGAGAAATCTTTCTGTAACTACAGCCAGACGGACAAATCAGGTGCTTCACAGATTAAGCACTGCTTTTGAAGCAATTATCGGCTATCTTTATCTTCATGACAAAAACAGATTAAAGGCCCTATTTGATTTCATAGAGCCTTTAATTGATGAAAAATTAGTGATTGAATAAGCCAATAATTTTTTTATTTTTCGTCTTTCAATAAATCACCGGGGAAATTTAATATTGAAGACTGATTTGTGATTATGGTTTTTACGCCGGGAGCGAGTTTATCCACGTACTCATACCTTATGAGCAACGGATTTGCTTTGAGAGCGGCGCCTTTTTTGGATATTGCTATAGCCTGACCTTCTGATTCTATAATTTTTCTTTCTTTCTCGCGTTTTTCTTTTTCGAGAATGTATTTCATTCTTTCAGCATCCTGCATTGCAACCTGCTTTTGCTCAATTGCTTTTGAAAATTCTTCAGAAAAAACAACATTTCTTATCATTGTTTCCGTAGAATTAACATAATATTTATCAAGTTCATTTTTGACTTTTAAAGAAATTTCATCCTGTAATTTATCTCTATTTCCTGAATATAATTCAGTTACGGTATAGTTTGCTATAGTGTTTCTGGCAATACTTCTAACTGAAGGTCTTATTATTTTATCCACATAATCAGGACCTATTTGTTTGTGAAGCTCCCATAAGTTTTCAGGTATCAAATTATAGATAACTGAAAGATCAAGCCTGATTTTTTGACCGTCAGAAGTAAGACATTCAATTGCATCATCACCCTGCTGTTGTCCTTCATCCTGTCTGCCTGACATTGTATAAGTTTCAGTTCTTACACTGTAAGTTGTCGGAGTTTCTACACCCGGCACAAGAAAATGAATTCCTTCGCCCAACGTTCTCTTTTCCACACCGATAAACGAGTTAAAAACTATTGCCCTATGCCCTGCGTTGACTATAAGAACAGTTCTTGACAGAAAAATAAGTAATAACAAGATTGCTGCCATTATCCAAAATGGCTTGACTTCAAAATTCTTTGAACCAAAATTTAAATTAATTACTTTTTCATTTGACATATATTTTTTCTCCTATGTATCCAACAAAAGTATCTCATAAAATTTGCTTATTAAGCAAAAGTTTATATCTGTACTATAAATTTAGTTAACTCCAATCGCTAATTAATTTTCTTATTGTCATGTTGAGCAAAGCGAAACATCTGTCTTTTTTGGGTTTTAAGCTTAAATACTTTTTCGGACAGATTCTTCGGACTAAAGTCATCAGAATGACAATACCAATATTCATGCAGATTTTGACTATCCGGCAATTCATGTTAGTTCTTATAAAATAGAACACCTTTCTAATTTATAAAAAATTGAAATTAGGTTAAGCTTTGTTAAATATTCTGACTTTTGTTGCTTAAAACATTAAAGAAATTTTTAAATCACGCGATATAGTATATATCTAGTTTAAATCCGGATATTTGCTAAATAAGTCGTCGAATAAATAAGTAAGAGGGTACATTGTATGAAATCCAATTATTTCATTGGATATTCTAATGATTTTAACAGCAATTTTGAAGAAAAAGACAACTATCTGGATGTCTGGAAAGATGTCTTAATTTATTCATCTAACCTGCAAGGAAACTGGGGTGTATCAAGACAGGTATTTTACGAAAGTATGGTACCTACCGCAGAAAAAGACCCTGCAAAATTTGCAAGATGGATAAACGAACTTGTAAAAAGCTCCGGTATAAAAATAAAATCCAGAGCCGGCTTTTTAAAATCACTTAATTATCTTAGAAAACTACAGAAAAAGAATAACAAAAACGAAATAAAAAAAGCTCTTTTCAGCCTCTTTGAAGCGGGACTAAATGAACCTCTTTATGCGCTGAAAGCGTTAAAAAACAGCATGTCTTCGTATCAGGCAGGATAGAGCTTTTTATTATTCTAATTTTCCGTCGCGTCGTTCACGAACAAATTGATCAAGTCTTTTCTGTGTGTCGTATACTCTGATTCCTTCATGAGGAGGGATATCTTCTCCTGTAACCCAGAATTCGTTTCCGTTGCTTGCTGTTGCCACTCTTAATGCTTTTATGTCACTGATGGTAGGATGATTTTGTTCATGGAACGGTTTTCTTGTAAGCGCTGTAAAGGGAATATTTGATTTTCCTATTTGCATAATTTTTCTCCTTATAAGATATACTAAAATTTTATTAAATTTATCTAAATTTATAACGAGCGTGAATAAAAAAAATTGATATTTTTAAAGCAAAATATTAACAATTGTTAATAAAAGAAAAAAGCAGGCTTTTAAAAACCTGCTTTTTCTTTTACATATTTGAATATTTTTTAACAAATTGTTTTCTGGCTTCTATTTCAGCAACTTTTATCTTTAATTTTTCAATTTTGTTAGTATATTTTTCTTTGTCTTCTATCTTGCTTATATCAATCAAATTAACATAAGCAGTATAGTGATCAATCGCATTGTAATAATATTTTTCCTTTTCAAAAGCCTTTGCTATGCCGAGGTGAGCTTCAGGGAGGTAGACATTTAGGGCAAGAGCATCACGGTAAGCTTCTATAGCCGCTTTTTTTTGACCATCCCGGTAAAAAGCTTCTGCTATTTTCATTCTGGAAAGTGATTGCTCCTCGTTTCTTCTGATTCGTTCAAGAATTCTTCCGGCTTTTAAATTATTTGGCTCCATTGATAAAACCTTATCAACAGCGTTTTTCGCGCTTATATAAGCCCTGTCCATAGTGTAAATTTGAGCCAATCTCAGCAAATCTTCTTTATTATTAGTCTGGTTTAGTGCATTTAAAAATTCTCTTTCAGCGTTGCTATAATCATTACAGGTTATATAAGCTTCGCCTTTAACTATATGATTAATTTTTGAGTTTTGGGTATTCTCAATTATATTTTTCATGTACATTGCCGAGTTGTTATCATTATGAGAAACCCTTGCTACTCTTAACAAAGCCAGATAAAGCTCCAGATTGTTAGGGTCATACTGAATTGCCTGTTTGATAGAATCTTCTATATCAACATAACCGAGCTCAGAAGCGATTGATGCATCCGAGTTCAACTCTTTTGATCTGACAAAATAAGCTTTAGAAAGCCCCTGTAATGCGGCAACTTTATAGTTTGGAACACTTAACAGGTCTTTATAGTATTTTATAGCTTGTTCGGTTTTTCCTACGTTGAGAGAAGTATCAGCAATTTTGGATTTTGCTTCATAAAAGTTGGGATTAACCGACAGAGCGTTTCTAAGTTCAGAAATTGCAATCTCATCGTCGCCTCTGTTTCTGTAAACATCTGCCAATCTTAAATATGGCGGAAGATATTCAGGTTTTATGAGAAAAGATTTTTTGTATTCGGAAATAGCTGCAGCTTCGTTTCCCTGAAGCTCATAAGCCCTGCCAAGCAAGTCATGAACAGGTGCGCTGTTTGGAAAAAGATAAAGCGAAGTTTGAAGCTGTTTTATTGCCGTACTATAATTGCCTTTTCTTATTAATGCTTCGCCAAGATTGCAATAGGCAGAAGAATTTTTGCTGTTTAATCTTATGGCTTCTCTATATTTATCGATGGCTGCATCTATCTGGTTTTTTGCAAACAAGACTCTACCGTAATTTTCAACACCTTTTGAGTAATCAGGTCTTATTTCCAGAGCTTTTTTAAAATATTTTTCCGCATCATTAAGTCTTCCTGCATCAAAAAGGATTTTTCCCGTATTATCATAGGCCTGATAAAAATTTGGGTCATTTTTTACGGCAAGACTAAACTCCTGAAGAGCTTTATTGTAATAATTTTCCATATTTCCTCTAAAAGTCATATCAGAGGAAGTTGTTCTTCTATAATACACAAGTCCTAAACCATTATGAGCCATAGGATTCTGCGGGTTTTTTTCGAGAATTTTATTAAATTCTTTTTCAGCCCCATCAAGCTTATACTGTGCGGAATGAATTTCGGCCAGATATGTTTTTGCCTGAATATCGTTGGCGTTTTCGGCAAGAAGTTTTGTTATATATGCTTCGGCTTCTCTATATTTGCCTAATTCAATCAAATTTTCTGCTTTTGAATAATTTCTGCTGATATTTGCGGAATAAGTTTCCGCAAAAGCCTGATAATTAAGCAGAATAAAGGCAAAAATTATATAAGCAAAGATCTTTGATTTATTCATAAAAATTTTCCTCAACGATTTGGTTGTTGCCTGTATTTTACATCTAATTGTATAATTTTTTCAAATGAGTGTTATCATTCAGGAGTATTAAGCTTTTGTCATCTTTATCAAATATAAGCTCCCAATCCATTCTTGACGATTTCAGACTTTACCTTGAAGTCGAGAGAAACCTGTCTGTACATACGGTAAAAGCTTATTGCACCGACCTCGAGAACTTTTTAAGATGGGCGGGTGTTTCTGATGTTTGCAGCTTCACTTATAAAAATATAAGAACTTATCTTGCGGAAATTCAAGTAAAAAAATATACCAGAACTACTATTTCAAGAAAAATAGCCGCAATAAAGACGTTTTATCGGTATTTGTACAGAGAAAGACTTGTAAAATCCAATCCGGCAGCCAATATAAAAACTCCGAAAAAAATTAAAAATTTGCCTGAATTTCTAACTGACTCCGAATCAAATCAAATTCTTAATCAAATTGAAGCAAAAACCCCTTCCCAATACAGGGATAAAACCATTCTGGAAGTTCTTTACGCCACAGGCATGAGGATTTCAGAGCTTTGTGGCTTGAATTTTGAAAATCTTAACCTTGAAGCAAATGAAATAACGGTTTTTGGAAAAGGCGGAAAAGAGCGCATTGTCTTAATTAACAACAGGGCAAAGAATTATTTTCTTGATTATATAAAAAATATAAGACCAAGTCTTGCCGGGAGCTGCTTATCAGAAGGCTTTAACGAGAAACAGTTTTCAGATAATCAGGAGATTAGAAATATTACAAAATTTCCTGTTTTTATTAATAATAACGGATTCAGGCTTCAGCAAAGAAGTGTGCATCGAATAATTGCAAAAATTGCAAAAGATTTATGCTTTCAAAAAAAAGTTTCACCGCATACTTTCAGGCATAGTTTCGCTACAAAATTATTGGAAAACGGTGCTGATTTAAGAGTTGTACAAGAATTACTCGGTCATGCAAGCATAAGCAATACGCAAATTTATACCCATGTTTCTACGGAAAGGCTTAAACAGGCTTACATGAGTACCCACCCGAGAGCAAAGACCAAGATCTGATATTCTAATTGCTAGGTAGTTGAAATCCACATTAATATTGGTATTGTCATTCTGAGGGCTTTAGTCCGAAGAATCTGTCCAAAAAAGTATTTAAGCTTAAAACCAAAAAGGGACAGATATTTCGCTTTGCTCAACATGACAATAAAAAAATTAATTGGCAATTTGAGTTAAATAATAATAAATTTTTTAATAAATCAGCAAAAGAAGATGAACAGCTAAAGCCAGGACTATGCCTAGCAAAGCTCCCATGAAAACTTCAATAGGTGTATGCCCCAGAAGTTCCATAAGCCTTTCGTTCGGGAATTTAGTGGGCTTGTCCGAATAAATATCATCAACAATTTTGTTTAAAACAGTAGCCATTTTTCCTGCAGAACGCCTCAAGCCTGCGGCATCATACATTATAACCATCGAAAAACCAAGGGCTATAGCAAATTCCACTGAAGCAAATCCGCGTATCATTCCTACACTGGTAGTTAAAGCCATAGAAAGCGAACTATGACTGCTCGGCATTCCTCCTGTAACAGTTAAAATTCTGAAATTCGGTTTTTTGTGTTTTACCCAGTAAAATGCCAGTTTAAGCCATTGAGCCGCACAAGCCCCGATAAAAGAGGAAAGTATAACTTCTGTACCAGTATTTAGTATCATTTTAAAACCTTTATTACGATCTGTTCAGCTATTGACATTAATAACGGACTTTTAATGTGGTTTTTAAGCAATTCCTGCTGTGCATTAACACAAAGAATTTCCAGCTCTTTTTTTGATTCTTCAAGCCCGTAAAGAGAAACGTGTGTATTTTTCTTTGAACTTTGGTCTTTACCCGGAGTTTTTCCGAGTGTTTCAAAAGTTCCTGTAATATCAATTATATCATCAGCAATCTGAAAAGCGTAGCCTATTGTTTTTCCGTAAAAGGATAATGCAGACAACAATTCTTCAGGAGCTTCTGAAAGCATAGCTCCCGCTCTTAGTGCAAATTTAAAAAGTTCGCCTGTTTTGTGAGTAAGTATATAGTTAAAAGTTGCAAAATCGATTTCTTTTTTTTCTGACTCCATATCTACAACCTGCCCACCGACAATACCCATAGGACCGGCAGCTCTTAAAAATTCTTCAAGTATCTGAATCAGAATTTTTTTGTCAACTTTGTCAGGAGTATGTTTTATAATAACTTTCGGAGCATAAGACAAAAGAGCATCTCCTGCCAGTACTGCAACCGCTTCACCGTAAACTTTGTGGTTGGTAAGCTTACCCCTCCTGTAATCATCATTGTCCATACAGGGCAAGTCATCGTGAATCAAGCTTTGAGCGTGAAGCATCTCAAGCGCGCAAGCCGTAGGAATAGCGTTTTCTTTATCGCCCCCGCAAATCCTTGCACTTTCAAGCAAAAGCAGCGGTCTTATTCTTTTACCATCGGCAAGTACGGAATATCTTATTGATTCCCAAATCAAATGAGGATATCTGACCTCAAGATATTTATCGAGACGGGAATTAATTAATTCTTTATCTTCAAAAACAGCTTTATTATAGTCAAAGTCTTTTTGTATAAGGAGTTTCAACATTTTCACCCAAATTAATCAAAGTCTTCTTGATTTTGATTATAATATACCTCATCCAAAATTGAAATAAGGTTCATTTTCTGCTTTTCGGTATTTCTTGATTTTTTTCTGGCCTGTGTGCCTAATTTTATAAGCT
This genomic window from bacterium contains:
- the gltX gene encoding glutamate--tRNA ligase, with product MTNQEIRVRIAPSPSGNLHVGTARTALFNFLFAKNKGGKFVLRIEDTDLERSNEQYTQNIFDSLKAMGLQWDEGPDVGGAFGPYKQSERLDIYKKYAAKLLESGHAYYCWCTQEELEAEKTAQLEEKKQIIYSKKCKNLTPEQIEKFKTEGRKPVIRFEVPAKKLVFKDLIKGEVEFDLNLLGDFVIMKSNEIPTYNFAVVVDDVEMKMSHIIRGEDHISNTPRQILIYEALGAKIPEFAHLGMILAPDKTKLSKRHGATAVSEFIQQGYLPEAFVNFLALLGWSSPDGAEIMPLDQIIQKFSLDRINLSSAVFEFDKLNWMNGMYIRSMPVFELVERLKPYLQDFDLSIYSREQLETVINAVKEPLVKLSGVTDAVNYFFGNSINIDNEIRKTVLNTEESKKVLTEFLEFCNDIEYDNIEKIHEQLGEFRTMMKPLKPKQTMWAIRAALTGRVHGADMGIIVSLLGKDRVALRINNALLT
- the cysS gene encoding cysteine--tRNA ligase encodes the protein MKIYDTLSQKIKEFYPLEDNKVKMYVCGPTVYDYPHLGHARCYITWDVVSRYLRFKGYDVTYVRNITDVDDKIINRARENNITPQELADTYYKEFQKAMKALNVAPPDIEPKATETIQDMITIIKKLEEKGYAYESDGDMYFRVSKFKKYGRLGKQSIDDLQSGARVEASDKKENPLDFALWKAINNKEEISWDSPWGKGRPGWHIECSAMSKKYLGEQIDIHAGGQDLIFPHHENEKAQSEATFDKDFVKYWMHNGFVTTNKEKMSKSLGNFLTINDLLEKYDANTIRFFILTNHYRMPVEFSDESLKAAKNGIKRLKNAYEDVKNTVDEEKIKEANELITPIIDAIVKTDHLPFYEIDSNQDIEKTIPSENLDNIIKNIKNFVNAMDDDFNTSKALSVLFEVASNAQKIRESQKPQNSAFCLALLLRLSSILGFDLTKSENLSDDLSSQLMELVISLRQKSREEKNWVMSDFIRDELAKLNIVLKDQKDKPTIWSIQD
- a CDS encoding ribonuclease III domain-containing protein, coding for MSKLQTNELPIRSYAYIGDAVYEVFVREKTIFLVSKPDKLHNITSSVVKAEFHAEILGKMQDFLTEEEKDIVRRARNLSVTTARRTNQVLHRLSTAFEAIIGYLYLHDKNRLKALFDFIEPLIDEKLVIE
- a CDS encoding prohibitin family protein, producing the protein MSNEKVINLNFGSKNFEVKPFWIMAAILLLLIFLSRTVLIVNAGHRAIVFNSFIGVEKRTLGEGIHFLVPGVETPTTYSVRTETYTMSGRQDEGQQQGDDAIECLTSDGQKIRLDLSVIYNLIPENLWELHKQIGPDYVDKIIRPSVRSIARNTIANYTVTELYSGNRDKLQDEISLKVKNELDKYYVNSTETMIRNVVFSEEFSKAIEQKQVAMQDAERMKYILEKEKREKERKIIESEGQAIAISKKGAALKANPLLIRYEYVDKLAPGVKTIITNQSSILNFPGDLLKDEK
- a CDS encoding tetratricopeptide repeat protein codes for the protein MNKSKIFAYIIFAFILLNYQAFAETYSANISRNYSKAENLIELGKYREAEAYITKLLAENANDIQAKTYLAEIHSAQYKLDGAEKEFNKILEKNPQNPMAHNGLGLVYYRRTTSSDMTFRGNMENYYNKALQEFSLAVKNDPNFYQAYDNTGKILFDAGRLNDAEKYFKKALEIRPDYSKGVENYGRVLFAKNQIDAAIDKYREAIRLNSKNSSAYCNLGEALIRKGNYSTAIKQLQTSLYLFPNSAPVHDLLGRAYELQGNEAAAISEYKKSFLIKPEYLPPYLRLADVYRNRGDDEIAISELRNALSVNPNFYEAKSKIADTSLNVGKTEQAIKYYKDLLSVPNYKVAALQGLSKAYFVRSKELNSDASIASELGYVDIEDSIKQAIQYDPNNLELYLALLRVARVSHNDNNSAMYMKNIIENTQNSKINHIVKGEAYITCNDYSNAEREFLNALNQTNNKEDLLRLAQIYTMDRAYISAKNAVDKVLSMEPNNLKAGRILERIRRNEEQSLSRMKIAEAFYRDGQKKAAIEAYRDALALNVYLPEAHLGIAKAFEKEKYYYNAIDHYTAYVNLIDISKIEDKEKYTNKIEKLKIKVAEIEARKQFVKKYSNM
- the xerA gene encoding site-specific tyrosine recombinase/integron integrase, with the translated sequence MSSLSNISSQSILDDFRLYLEVERNLSVHTVKAYCTDLENFLRWAGVSDVCSFTYKNIRTYLAEIQVKKYTRTTISRKIAAIKTFYRYLYRERLVKSNPAANIKTPKKIKNLPEFLTDSESNQILNQIEAKTPSQYRDKTILEVLYATGMRISELCGLNFENLNLEANEITVFGKGGKERIVLINNRAKNYFLDYIKNIRPSLAGSCLSEGFNEKQFSDNQEIRNITKFPVFINNNGFRLQQRSVHRIIAKIAKDLCFQKKVSPHTFRHSFATKLLENGADLRVVQELLGHASISNTQIYTHVSTERLKQAYMSTHPRAKTKI
- a CDS encoding divergent PAP2 family protein, with amino-acid sequence MILNTGTEVILSSFIGACAAQWLKLAFYWVKHKKPNFRILTVTGGMPSSHSSLSMALTTSVGMIRGFASVEFAIALGFSMVIMYDAAGLRRSAGKMATVLNKIVDDIYSDKPTKFPNERLMELLGHTPIEVFMGALLGIVLALAVHLLLLIY
- a CDS encoding polyprenyl synthetase family protein, whose product is MLKLLIQKDFDYNKAVFEDKELINSRLDKYLEVRYPHLIWESIRYSVLADGKRIRPLLLLESARICGGDKENAIPTACALEMLHAQSLIHDDLPCMDNDDYRRGKLTNHKVYGEAVAVLAGDALLSYAPKVIIKHTPDKVDKKILIQILEEFLRAAGPMGIVGGQVVDMESEKKEIDFATFNYILTHKTGELFKFALRAGAMLSEAPEELLSALSFYGKTIGYAFQIADDIIDITGTFETLGKTPGKDQSSKKNTHVSLYGLEESKKELEILCVNAQQELLKNHIKSPLLMSIAEQIVIKVLK